In Caldilineales bacterium, the sequence CGGCCTGCGGATGGTCTACGAGCCGCGCTATCTGCGCTTCTTCCAGGCCCGCTTCGAGAGGTTGTGAGTGGCAGGTCGCAGGTGGCAAGTGGCAAGTGGCAGGTGGCAAGTGGCAAGTCGCAAGTGGCAGGTCGCAGGTGGCAGGTCGCAAGTGGCAAGTGGCAGGTCGAAGGTCGCAGTTGACAGATGAGAGATTCCGACCACGGACCACGAAACACGGAACACGCAACACGCAACACGCAAGAGGTTCAACTCATGAAAATGCTTTTTGATGGTCGCTGGGTCGACCGCCCCCGGCAGATGGAGGTTCGGGACCCGCAAGACAACCAGCTGATCGACACCGTCCCCCTGGCCGACGCCGAGGACATGAAGGCCGCTATCGAGGCCGCCGTGCGAGGCGCCTGCCAGTCGCGCTGCCTGCCCACCCACCAACGCATGGCCATGCTCCAGGGCGCGGCCGATTTCATCGCCGCCCACAACGAAAGCTACGCCCGCACCATCGCCAGCGAAGGCATCAAGACCATCCGCGAGGCCCGCAAAGAGGTGAGCCGCTGCATCGACACCCTCCGCATCAGCGGCGAAGAAGCGCGACGGCTTAGCGGCGAAACCATCCCCTTCGACCAGCGACCGGGCAGCGAAAACCGCCTGGGCTTCTATGTGCGCGAACCGATTGGCGTCATCGGCGCCATCACCCCGTTCAACGACCCACTCAACCTGGTGGCGCACAAGGTCGGGCCGGCCCTGGCCGCGGGCAATGCCATCATCGTCAAACCCGACTCGAAGACGCCCCTCAGCGCCCTCAAGCTGGCCGAGGCCATCGACCAGACCGGGTTGCTGCCCCAGGGCATGTTGCAGGTGATCACCGGTCGCGGCAGCGAGATCGGCGACGTGCTGGTGGGCGACCCGCGCGTGCGCATGATCTCCTTCACCGGCGGCCTGGAGGTGGGGCGGGAGATCATGCACAAGCTGGGGCTGAAGAAGGTGGGGATGGAGTTGGGCAGCAACTCGCCCGTCATCGTCATGCCCGACGCCGACCTGGAGCAGGCTGTGGCCGCCAATGTCAGCGGCGCCTTCTGGGCAGCGGGACAGAACTGCCTGCATGTGCAGCGGCTGCTCGTCCACGACAGCATCTACGAGCCATTCGTCGCCGCCTTCATCGCCCGCAGCGAACGCTACAGGGTGGGCGATAAGCAGGATGAAGGCACCGACATGGGGCCGTTGATCAACGAAGCCTCGGCTCGCCGCGTCGAAGGGATGGTGGATGAAGCCATCGCCGCCGGGGCCCGGTTGCTGACCGGCGGCCGGCGATGGGGCAGCTTCTATGCCCCCACCGTGCTCGAAAACATCCCCGCCGCCTGTTCCCTGGCCAGTGAGGAAGTCTACGGCCCCGTCACCCTGGTCT encodes:
- a CDS encoding aldehyde dehydrogenase family protein, whose translation is MKMLFDGRWVDRPRQMEVRDPQDNQLIDTVPLADAEDMKAAIEAAVRGACQSRCLPTHQRMAMLQGAADFIAAHNESYARTIASEGIKTIREARKEVSRCIDTLRISGEEARRLSGETIPFDQRPGSENRLGFYVREPIGVIGAITPFNDPLNLVAHKVGPALAAGNAIIVKPDSKTPLSALKLAEAIDQTGLLPQGMLQVITGRGSEIGDVLVGDPRVRMISFTGGLEVGREIMHKLGLKKVGMELGSNSPVIVMPDADLEQAVAANVSGAFWAAGQNCLHVQRLLVHDSIYEPFVAAFIARSERYRVGDKQDEGTDMGPLINEASARRVEGMVDEAIAAGARLLTGGRRWGSFYAPTVLENIPAACSLASEEVYGPVTLVYRFHTLDEAIALANDVDYGLQAGIFTRDLQAAFRAARELHCGGVMINESTDYRIDAMPFGGVKGSGLGREGIRFALDEMTEPKVVCFNL